A single Henriciella sp. AS95 DNA region contains:
- the motA gene encoding flagellar motor stator protein MotA, which translates to MNAILGLVVTVVMVFGGYMLAGGHLEIIMHALPFEGMMIGGAALGALLAANDFTTIKHTMGDVVAAFTGAKWKKSDYQDLLCLMSELLSVLRQNPVDIEAHIEDPQQSSIFQRYPKILKDHDAVEMICDTIRSMLMNFDNVHQVEELLEKHLESLQEEKLHGSHALQNMADALPALGIVAAVLGVIKTMASIDKPPEILGGMIGGALVGTFLGVFLAYGVVGPFASRVKAIRLEEHFFYGMIGEVLVSNLHKNPVNICVEVARRHAPARVRPSFNEMESALKGLKQAA; encoded by the coding sequence GTGAACGCAATACTTGGTCTGGTCGTCACCGTCGTCATGGTGTTCGGTGGCTACATGCTGGCCGGCGGCCACCTGGAAATCATCATGCACGCCTTGCCGTTTGAGGGGATGATGATTGGTGGCGCCGCCCTCGGTGCGCTTCTGGCCGCCAATGATTTCACCACGATCAAGCACACGATGGGGGACGTGGTTGCGGCCTTCACCGGTGCCAAATGGAAGAAGTCCGACTATCAGGACCTGCTCTGCCTCATGTCAGAGCTGCTCAGCGTGCTTCGCCAGAATCCGGTCGACATCGAAGCCCACATCGAAGACCCACAACAGTCTTCCATCTTCCAGCGCTACCCGAAGATCCTCAAGGATCACGATGCGGTCGAGATGATCTGCGACACGATCCGCTCCATGCTGATGAACTTCGACAATGTCCACCAGGTCGAAGAGCTTCTCGAAAAGCATCTGGAAAGCCTGCAGGAAGAAAAGCTGCACGGCTCGCATGCCCTCCAGAACATGGCTGATGCGCTACCGGCCCTCGGCATCGTTGCGGCCGTCCTCGGTGTGATCAAGACGATGGCCTCGATCGACAAGCCGCCGGAAATTCTCGGCGGCATGATCGGCGGCGCGCTCGTCGGGACCTTCCTCGGCGTGTTCCTCGCCTATGGCGTGGTCGGCCCTTTCGCCTCCCGCGTGAAAGCCATCCGGCTGGAAGAGCATTTCTTCTATGGAATGATCGGCGAAGTGCTGGTCTCAAATCTTCACAAGAACCCCGTCAATATCTGCGTTGAAGTGGCTCGTCGTCATGCGCCTGCGCGCGTGCGCCCGTCATTCAATGAGATGGAGAGTGCCCTGAAAGGATTGAAGCAGGCCGCGTGA
- a CDS encoding flagellar motor protein MotB, with the protein MAEQPAGVTHVTIIKRKKVVKADGHHGGAWKVAYADFVTAMMAFFLLMWLLNATTEEQRKGIADYFNPTIPVSRISGGGSDGLNGSSIFTEETYAQMGTGATREKSVDANQQKKKKDDDEIASDLKNLREELSKDPMQLSEHLLVKMTTDGIVLEIIDSDSRPLFEVGQSEPTPLLINLLDRISGSLNSFDNDVKIVGHTDNRPYRGNGAYDNWNLSADRANTARQLLIGDGLVAGRLREVSGRADTDPLVKEDPGAAQNRRISITIVTNEDSPAS; encoded by the coding sequence ATGGCAGAACAGCCAGCAGGGGTGACGCACGTCACCATCATTAAACGAAAGAAGGTCGTAAAGGCTGACGGGCACCATGGCGGTGCCTGGAAAGTGGCCTATGCGGACTTTGTGACTGCCATGATGGCCTTCTTCCTTCTGATGTGGCTGCTCAACGCCACGACGGAAGAACAGCGCAAGGGCATCGCTGACTACTTCAACCCGACAATTCCGGTCAGCCGGATATCCGGGGGTGGCTCTGATGGTCTCAATGGCAGCTCTATCTTCACGGAAGAGACCTATGCCCAGATGGGAACCGGCGCGACGCGAGAAAAATCGGTCGATGCGAACCAACAAAAGAAAAAGAAGGATGACGATGAAATCGCGTCCGATCTCAAAAATCTACGCGAGGAACTGAGCAAGGATCCGATGCAGCTGTCGGAGCACCTCCTCGTGAAGATGACGACGGATGGCATTGTGCTCGAAATCATCGATTCAGACAGCCGGCCGCTCTTTGAAGTCGGCCAGAGCGAGCCAACGCCGTTGCTGATCAATCTGCTGGACCGTATTTCCGGATCCCTCAATTCCTTCGACAATGACGTCAAGATTGTGGGCCATACAGACAATCGACCGTATCGCGGCAATGGCGCTTACGATAACTGGAACCTGTCAGCGGACCGCGCGAACACAGCTCGCCAGCTGCTGATCGGCGACGGACTTGTTGCCGGCCGTCTGCGGGAGGTTTCCGGCCGCGCCGACACCGATCCTCTGGTGAAGGAAGACCCGGGCGCAGCACAGAACCGGCGCATCTCAATCACCATCGTCACGAATGAGGATTCCCCGGCCAGCTAA
- the flgG gene encoding flagellar basal-body rod protein FlgG: MKSLQIAATGMAAQQLRVDVISNNIANMSTNAYRPRTAEFADLMYQQYMTPGTITSQTGTIVPAGVQMGTGVKPASVSMEITQGALRPTGAELDLAIDGAGFLEITLPSGESAYTRDGNLNRSADGQLVTKDGFELTDGIVIPEDARSVSISPDGEVVAYFDSEAAGQPIGNISLVRFVNEKGLEAMGDNLFRETEASGAPNRLVPATEGVGQLRQGHLEESGVDVVQEISELIEAQRGYELNSKVITAADEMLAATTRLR; this comes from the coding sequence ATGAAGTCACTGCAGATTGCAGCCACCGGCATGGCCGCGCAACAATTGCGCGTCGATGTCATCTCGAACAATATTGCCAATATGAGCACCAATGCGTACCGGCCCCGAACGGCCGAGTTCGCAGACCTCATGTACCAGCAATACATGACTCCCGGCACCATCACCTCGCAGACCGGTACGATCGTGCCAGCTGGCGTGCAGATGGGGACGGGGGTGAAACCCGCCTCTGTGTCCATGGAAATCACGCAGGGCGCGCTTCGGCCGACGGGGGCGGAACTCGACCTCGCCATCGACGGGGCTGGTTTCCTCGAAATCACGCTACCCTCTGGCGAGTCCGCCTATACGCGTGACGGTAACCTGAACCGCAGCGCGGACGGCCAGCTTGTCACCAAGGACGGCTTTGAGCTGACAGACGGGATCGTCATTCCTGAAGATGCCCGCAGCGTCTCGATCAGTCCGGACGGCGAAGTCGTTGCCTATTTCGACAGCGAGGCAGCCGGACAGCCGATCGGCAATATCTCTCTCGTTCGCTTCGTGAATGAGAAGGGCCTCGAAGCGATGGGCGACAATTTGTTCCGCGAAACCGAAGCCTCCGGCGCCCCAAACCGGCTTGTCCCGGCGACCGAAGGCGTTGGCCAGCTTCGCCAGGGCCATCTTGAAGAGTCCGGCGTCGACGTGGTTCAGGAAATTTCCGAACTCATCGAAGCCCAGCGCGGCTATGAGCTCAATTCCAAGGTCATCACGGCAGCAGACGAAATGCTCGCCGCGACGACAAGGCTGCGTTGA
- a CDS encoding flagellin: MIRNTLPMSLMIGNLQQNVTDLKARMQSVSTEAVTGRVSDVTKHLNGRIGSAMLGQKALDDLATEKSQLHLRASRLDVVQNSLEKIQSGMDGLSARMLDAVGFSSEVDLVNVTRDAELELGNMLSRLNARHGERYLFAGDATSTPPFAGADQLIADIEALAGAATDAADFEAQLDAYFTDPAGGWQQTIYRGTATASDSEAKTAIDPAITELARGLAVMAISGPGGAIDAIPDADTARMTAANTLAAGQTALTNMRADVGIDQRRLSDRLSDLDREKTILTETFNQMTARDQYDAAAELKVLEANLETSYALTARLSNLSLMNFLR, from the coding sequence ATGATCCGTAACACCCTTCCGATGAGCCTGATGATCGGCAATCTCCAACAGAATGTCACCGATTTGAAGGCGCGCATGCAGAGCGTCTCGACCGAAGCGGTCACCGGCCGCGTGAGCGATGTGACAAAGCATCTGAACGGGCGGATTGGCAGCGCCATGCTGGGCCAGAAAGCCCTTGATGACCTGGCCACCGAGAAGAGCCAGTTGCATCTGCGCGCCAGCCGGCTGGACGTCGTGCAGAACAGCCTGGAAAAGATCCAGTCGGGCATGGATGGCCTGTCAGCCCGGATGCTCGATGCGGTCGGTTTTTCCAGCGAAGTCGACCTGGTGAATGTCACGAGGGATGCAGAACTGGAACTTGGCAATATGCTGTCGCGGCTGAATGCGCGCCATGGCGAGCGTTATCTCTTTGCTGGCGACGCAACTTCTACCCCGCCCTTTGCTGGCGCCGACCAGCTGATCGCAGATATTGAAGCCCTCGCAGGCGCCGCCACCGATGCGGCAGACTTCGAAGCACAGCTCGACGCCTATTTCACCGATCCGGCCGGCGGCTGGCAGCAGACGATTTACCGGGGAACGGCAACGGCTTCGGACAGCGAGGCAAAAACCGCGATCGACCCGGCGATTACCGAACTTGCCCGAGGACTTGCCGTGATGGCGATCAGCGGGCCGGGCGGCGCGATTGACGCGATCCCCGATGCCGACACAGCTCGCATGACTGCGGCAAACACGCTGGCAGCGGGTCAGACGGCGCTTACCAATATGCGTGCCGACGTCGGTATCGATCAGCGGCGCCTGAGCGACCGGCTGAGCGACCTCGACCGCGAAAAGACCATTCTTACAGAAACCTTCAACCAGATGACCGCGCGGGACCAGTATGACGCTGCGGCCGAGCTGAAAGTGCTCGAGGCCAATCTTGAGACCTCGTATGCGCTGACCGCCCGGCTCTCCAATCTCTCGCTCATGAATTTCCTGAGGTAG
- a CDS encoding flagellar hook-basal body complex protein yields the protein MTISSSLNAGVMGLNSNATRLSTISDNIANSSTYGYKRSQVEFASMVLEQKTAAYSAGGVRVSTFKDISATGSLISTGNATDMAVGGRGLLPVTDGSGINELSSERELMLTPTGSFYADSNGNLRTQSGLFLLGFPADGDGQVGNVSRNSGISLEPVNISASQYTASPTEQIDLGINLPVDATEFDAPGDVYPLPIEYFDNLGRAHTLTLEFSPVVPGSGYSNNWTVEIFDSAGNPATSIGDLNINFDDSTTNGGRIDTVSATNGATYSETTGQVTLNLPHGNVDVFIGRPGDSAGITQLSAPFSPTAVTKDGAPIGDLQSVEIDESGFLQAIYNTGFRRTLYQIPVGDVPNVNGLKALDSQAYSVSADSGNLYLWDAGTGPVGSVSGYSLMESTTDIASELTDLIETQRAYSSNAKIVQTVDEMLQETTNLKR from the coding sequence GTGACTATATCATCATCCCTGAATGCAGGTGTGATGGGGTTGAATTCCAACGCCACCCGCCTGTCTACCATTTCCGACAATATCGCGAACTCATCGACCTACGGCTACAAACGTAGCCAGGTGGAGTTTGCCAGCATGGTCCTCGAGCAGAAGACGGCTGCCTATTCCGCTGGCGGCGTTCGCGTCAGCACCTTCAAGGATATTTCGGCAACGGGATCGCTGATCTCCACTGGCAACGCCACGGACATGGCCGTGGGAGGCCGCGGCCTGCTTCCGGTCACTGACGGTTCCGGCATCAATGAGCTCTCCTCCGAGCGCGAGCTGATGCTGACCCCAACCGGCTCCTTCTACGCCGACTCAAACGGCAACCTCCGCACACAGAGCGGTCTCTTCCTCCTCGGCTTCCCGGCGGATGGCGATGGCCAGGTCGGCAATGTCAGCCGCAATAGCGGCATCAGCCTCGAGCCGGTAAACATCTCCGCGTCGCAATACACAGCATCGCCCACCGAACAGATCGATCTCGGTATCAACCTGCCTGTTGATGCCACCGAGTTCGATGCGCCCGGCGATGTGTACCCGCTGCCAATCGAATATTTCGACAATCTTGGCCGCGCCCACACGCTGACACTGGAGTTCTCTCCTGTGGTCCCTGGATCCGGCTACTCCAATAACTGGACCGTCGAAATCTTTGATAGCGCGGGCAATCCTGCAACGTCGATCGGCGACCTGAACATCAACTTCGATGACAGCACGACGAATGGCGGACGGATTGATACGGTCTCGGCCACAAACGGTGCCACCTATAGCGAAACCACTGGCCAGGTCACACTGAACCTGCCGCATGGAAACGTGGACGTGTTCATCGGCCGCCCTGGCGACAGCGCAGGCATCACGCAGCTTTCGGCACCCTTCTCGCCGACCGCTGTGACCAAGGACGGTGCTCCAATCGGCGATCTTCAGTCGGTTGAGATTGACGAATCCGGCTTCCTGCAGGCGATTTACAATACGGGATTCCGCCGGACGCTGTATCAGATCCCGGTTGGTGACGTCCCGAACGTCAACGGCCTCAAGGCGCTCGACAGCCAAGCTTACTCGGTCTCCGCCGATAGCGGCAATCTCTATCTCTGGGATGCTGGTACGGGGCCGGTTGGATCGGTTTCAGGCTACTCGCTGATGGAGTCCACCACGGACATCGCATCCGAGCTCACCGATCTCATTGAGACCCAGCGTGCTTATTCCTCGAACGCAAAAATCGTCCAGACCGTGGACGAGATGCTTCAGGAAACCACGAACCTCAAACGGTAA
- a CDS encoding flagellar hook-basal body complex protein has product MSNAVYAALARQTGLMNEMQVVANNLANASTTGYKSDRAIFAEFVSRAGQNMPELSMGGLAGHAFDLEQGGLRFTGGKFDLAIQGDGYFLVETPKGQMLSRAGHFQLNEQAELIDSAGNKVLNAGGGAITVPEDARIISIAGDGTISADGLIVDQVGVVVPNGELMRESNTMFSAAGGFAQAEEPIVVQGALEQSNVEPVLEVARMIEVQRAYEAGQALIEREDERIAKFISTLRQL; this is encoded by the coding sequence ATGTCAAACGCCGTCTATGCCGCCCTCGCCAGACAGACTGGCCTGATGAACGAGATGCAGGTCGTTGCCAACAATCTCGCGAATGCCAGCACGACCGGGTACAAATCGGACCGCGCCATTTTTGCCGAGTTCGTGTCCCGCGCCGGCCAGAACATGCCAGAGCTGTCCATGGGCGGTCTCGCCGGTCACGCCTTTGATCTTGAGCAGGGTGGATTGCGCTTCACGGGTGGCAAGTTCGACCTGGCCATTCAGGGCGACGGCTATTTTCTCGTCGAAACGCCCAAAGGACAGATGCTGAGCCGCGCCGGTCACTTCCAGCTCAATGAGCAAGCCGAACTGATCGATAGCGCCGGCAACAAGGTTCTGAATGCAGGCGGCGGTGCGATCACGGTTCCTGAGGATGCGCGGATCATTTCCATCGCGGGTGACGGCACGATTTCCGCCGACGGGCTGATCGTCGATCAGGTCGGCGTCGTTGTCCCGAATGGTGAGCTGATGCGTGAGAGCAATACGATGTTCAGCGCCGCGGGCGGGTTCGCGCAAGCTGAGGAGCCGATCGTCGTTCAGGGCGCGCTAGAGCAGTCGAATGTCGAGCCCGTGCTTGAGGTTGCGCGCATGATCGAAGTGCAACGCGCCTATGAGGCAGGCCAGGCTTTGATTGAACGGGAAGACGAAAGAATAGCGAAGTTTATCAGTACGTTACGCCAACTTTAA
- a CDS encoding FliM/FliN family flagellar motor C-terminal domain-containing protein — protein MSSVLLQKIRSAGGISPVLQQCAPLWSALETAGERWAKAIFDHELSAEVVQKTPLSGKDAEQRISERFGYICLPYSTTGLRAVALDSTTAKRYAAIKLKQGSDALGQSPRLFLRLMCDQPARALWKELTKAIPVGPELPSDFSVVDPAGLPDSFDPEEKLLRVVVTLSEAGGGEDGWLLEGGEESPELHLYYETASLMRYAANLQSKASKMKSTAGAAGQENLRKQMRTSSIKLDAVLERLQLSLADCSRFEVGQVLALPDVEPGILSLCAETMHGSVAISQAELGTWKGKRALKLTSPILESFAQEIAEI, from the coding sequence TTGTCTTCTGTCCTCCTCCAGAAAATCCGGTCGGCCGGTGGGATTTCCCCGGTACTGCAGCAGTGCGCGCCGCTCTGGTCTGCGCTGGAGACGGCTGGAGAGAGATGGGCAAAAGCCATTTTCGATCATGAACTCTCCGCCGAGGTCGTCCAGAAGACCCCATTGAGCGGTAAGGACGCTGAACAGCGGATTTCTGAACGTTTCGGCTATATCTGTTTACCATACTCCACGACCGGCCTGAGGGCGGTCGCGCTCGATAGCACGACGGCGAAACGGTATGCGGCCATCAAGCTGAAACAGGGCAGCGATGCTCTCGGGCAATCGCCGCGCCTGTTCCTGCGCCTGATGTGTGACCAGCCCGCCCGGGCCCTCTGGAAGGAGCTCACAAAGGCTATTCCGGTTGGTCCAGAGCTGCCTTCTGACTTTTCAGTCGTCGATCCGGCCGGTCTTCCAGACAGTTTCGACCCGGAAGAAAAACTTCTCAGAGTGGTCGTGACCCTGTCTGAGGCAGGCGGCGGTGAAGACGGATGGCTGCTGGAGGGCGGCGAGGAAAGCCCTGAGCTTCACCTGTATTACGAAACCGCGTCGCTGATGCGTTACGCCGCCAATCTGCAATCCAAAGCGTCGAAAATGAAATCGACGGCAGGGGCAGCAGGGCAGGAAAACCTGCGCAAGCAGATGCGCACATCGTCCATCAAGCTGGATGCCGTGCTTGAGCGCTTGCAGCTGTCGCTGGCGGACTGTTCGCGATTTGAAGTCGGTCAGGTCCTGGCGCTTCCGGACGTAGAGCCGGGCATTCTCTCGCTATGCGCTGAGACGATGCATGGCAGCGTCGCAATCAGTCAGGCGGAGTTAGGCACTTGGAAAGGCAAGCGTGCTCTAAAGCTGACCTCACCAATACTAGAGAGTTTCGCCCAGGAGATAGCCGAGATCTGA
- the flgK gene encoding flagellar hook-associated protein FlgK: protein MSLSHAINSARTGLQTTSLRADIAATNVANASTPGYVRRSVLLGETLAGGSTAGAHVSGIARSADSALTNQRMSLSSDLAQASVMSSTWGALSARLGDSTDGIGLFSLLSDFESALSTAATSPESPASAAAVIDAANAISREFNDLSFYVQNQRAEADLEIANGVQTVNEAINRVHTLNVKLGSVDRSSSEAAALMDERQRAIDTIAEYLPVEAADRPNGAVDLVTREGVYLLAGTPREIEFSPSSAFGANQTITGGQLSGMTVDGVELTPGASTYSAVSSGLFSALFTLRDNDLPKVSAQLDTVANDLITRLSDDAIDPTKTPGEFGLFVDANPAGGAGIAGRIRVNPLVDPSQGGEISRLRDGLGAVTTGPTGDNTILSALYEATTATNAINANGLQGMFSVADLAADLASQTGRSRISKETILTSTSAQHTIMMNAEMSKTGVDIDDQMQQLLLIEQAYAANARVIEAANQMIQRLMEL, encoded by the coding sequence TTGAGCCTATCTCACGCCATCAATTCAGCGCGAACCGGCCTTCAGACAACCAGTCTGAGGGCCGATATCGCGGCTACGAATGTCGCCAACGCATCAACGCCGGGCTATGTCCGGCGTTCTGTCCTTCTGGGCGAAACCCTGGCTGGCGGGTCCACCGCCGGCGCTCATGTCAGCGGTATCGCCCGCTCCGCAGATTCCGCGCTGACCAATCAGCGCATGTCGCTTTCAAGCGATCTCGCACAAGCCAGCGTCATGTCATCGACCTGGGGCGCCCTGTCGGCGCGCCTCGGCGATTCCACGGATGGTATTGGTCTGTTCAGCCTCCTCTCAGACTTTGAATCGGCGCTTTCGACAGCCGCCACATCGCCTGAGTCCCCCGCCAGTGCAGCGGCCGTCATTGACGCGGCAAACGCCATTTCGCGGGAATTCAACGATCTTTCCTTTTACGTCCAGAACCAGCGCGCCGAGGCCGATCTTGAAATCGCCAACGGCGTTCAGACGGTGAATGAGGCGATCAACCGGGTCCATACCCTCAATGTGAAACTTGGCTCGGTTGACCGCAGCTCGTCCGAAGCAGCAGCGCTGATGGATGAACGCCAGCGCGCCATCGACACGATTGCGGAATATTTGCCCGTCGAAGCCGCCGATCGCCCGAACGGCGCGGTTGATCTTGTGACCCGGGAAGGCGTTTACCTGCTCGCCGGGACACCGCGTGAGATCGAATTCTCACCATCCAGCGCGTTTGGGGCCAACCAGACGATCACCGGCGGACAATTGTCGGGAATGACCGTGGACGGCGTTGAGCTGACGCCTGGTGCCTCGACCTATTCTGCTGTCTCCAGCGGCTTGTTCAGCGCGCTTTTCACCCTGCGCGACAACGACCTGCCGAAAGTCTCGGCGCAACTCGATACGGTGGCGAACGATCTCATCACGCGGCTGTCCGACGATGCCATTGATCCGACCAAGACACCCGGCGAATTCGGCCTCTTCGTTGACGCGAACCCTGCCGGCGGCGCGGGCATTGCCGGGCGCATCCGGGTCAACCCGCTTGTTGATCCGTCGCAGGGCGGCGAGATTTCCCGACTGCGAGATGGTCTCGGAGCGGTCACGACAGGCCCGACCGGCGACAACACGATCCTGTCAGCGCTGTATGAGGCGACGACGGCCACGAACGCGATCAACGCCAACGGTCTTCAGGGCATGTTTTCGGTGGCAGACCTTGCCGCCGACCTTGCCTCCCAGACGGGCCGGTCGCGGATCAGCAAGGAAACCATCCTGACGTCCACATCTGCCCAGCACACGATCATGATGAACGCTGAAATGTCGAAAACGGGCGTCGATATCGATGATCAGATGCAGCAGCTTTTGTTGATCGAGCAGGCCTATGCCGCAAACGCCCGGGTGATCGAAGCCGCCAACCAGATGATCCAGCGACTGATGGAGCTCTGA
- a CDS encoding FliG C-terminal domain-containing protein, translating to MSSSVSKQPASNNVARLKPRAASQSAVVNSISPSQRAAVIIAVLGEAAAKPIVEKLDDTAMARIAAGLETVQYLERDELAEIVMDFLQHLRQSSGAFRGGKARAREIVETLLDENRLDQVFGGGSSLAYEEAPVVDDSDVWGRLEQKDPVAIAGYLDGLTPNIAALILRKLDVSIASEVVSNLSDETLDPTIGFLVDVERPDPEIDAVIARMIELEFLNTDEGNEEEGTDSNLEAVGEILSLIPGAKRERLLAFLKSQHEGKLESIEKVLFTIEGLPDMLPRNSVPVVFRELGEDGVVPVLSTLTGPLQPVADYLLSNISSRLADQFRDAVADPNRKPVEDAETCQREFLTALMSLKRRGAITMEKSAAKA from the coding sequence ATGAGTAGTAGCGTTTCCAAACAACCCGCCTCCAACAATGTCGCGCGGCTCAAGCCACGCGCGGCCAGCCAGTCGGCGGTGGTCAACTCCATTTCACCGTCGCAGCGCGCTGCGGTAATCATCGCCGTGCTTGGCGAGGCGGCCGCCAAGCCAATTGTCGAAAAGCTCGATGACACCGCCATGGCCCGCATCGCGGCGGGGCTGGAAACGGTTCAGTATCTTGAGCGCGATGAGCTTGCAGAGATCGTCATGGATTTCCTGCAGCACCTGCGCCAATCGAGCGGCGCCTTTCGGGGCGGCAAGGCACGCGCCCGTGAGATCGTTGAGACCCTGCTGGACGAAAACCGTCTGGACCAGGTGTTCGGTGGCGGCTCGTCTTTGGCCTACGAAGAAGCGCCAGTCGTCGATGACAGCGATGTTTGGGGGCGGCTCGAGCAGAAGGACCCGGTCGCCATTGCCGGATATCTCGACGGCCTGACGCCAAACATTGCCGCGCTTATCCTGCGCAAGCTCGACGTTTCCATCGCTTCAGAGGTCGTCAGCAACCTGTCAGACGAGACACTCGATCCGACCATCGGTTTCCTCGTCGATGTCGAGCGGCCTGATCCTGAAATCGATGCCGTCATCGCACGGATGATCGAGCTTGAATTCCTCAACACCGATGAGGGTAATGAGGAAGAGGGCACCGATAGCAATTTGGAGGCGGTCGGCGAAATCCTGAGCCTCATCCCCGGCGCCAAGCGTGAGCGCCTGCTGGCCTTTCTGAAAAGCCAGCATGAAGGCAAACTTGAGAGCATTGAGAAAGTGCTGTTCACGATTGAAGGCCTGCCGGACATGCTGCCTCGAAATTCGGTGCCGGTCGTGTTTCGCGAGCTTGGCGAGGATGGCGTTGTGCCGGTCCTGTCGACATTGACCGGCCCGCTGCAGCCTGTCGCGGACTATCTCCTCAGCAATATTTCCTCGCGCCTGGCCGACCAGTTCCGTGACGCTGTCGCAGACCCGAACCGCAAACCGGTTGAAGACGCAGAGACATGCCAGCGCGAATTCCTGACAGCGCTCATGTCCCTGAAGCGCCGCGGCGCCATCACCATGGAAAAATCCGCCGCCAAGGCCTGA
- a CDS encoding flagellar basal body P-ring protein FlgI, with product MKTFAWLIALASLVITTLPAPAADAQTRIRDVVDVEGVRQNDLIGYGIVVGLNGTGDTVRNSPFTEDSLTYMLERLGVNVQGEDIKPDNVAAVLVTATLPAFARNGSSLDVSVASIGDAESLEGGTLILTPLKGADNEVYAVAQGSIVVSGIDVQAQGARERRGTPTTGAIPNGARVEREIGYDFNQRQSLTLALRDPDFTTAARIEDTINEAFGAPVAYMRDPGTVDLDLRAFDSSPARVLANIENLPIAVAVPARIVIDEQSGTIVLGEDVTISKVAIAQGNISIKVVETPVVSQPNPFSDGESIVLPRSQISIGQTGSNNIATLNSNVTLSQLIAGLNALGVSPQEMADIIRTMKTAGAIHADLIVR from the coding sequence ATGAAAACGTTCGCATGGCTGATCGCCCTCGCAAGTCTCGTCATCACGACGCTTCCGGCCCCTGCCGCAGACGCGCAGACCCGGATTCGTGATGTCGTGGACGTGGAAGGCGTGCGCCAGAATGACCTTATCGGATACGGTATTGTGGTCGGCCTCAATGGCACCGGCGATACGGTTCGCAATTCGCCATTTACCGAGGATTCCCTGACGTACATGCTCGAACGTCTCGGTGTGAACGTACAGGGCGAGGATATCAAACCGGACAATGTGGCCGCCGTTCTCGTGACAGCAACGCTGCCGGCATTTGCGCGCAACGGCTCATCGCTGGACGTCTCTGTGGCATCGATTGGTGATGCCGAGAGCCTCGAAGGGGGTACGCTGATCCTCACGCCCCTGAAGGGCGCAGACAATGAAGTGTATGCCGTGGCGCAGGGCAGCATTGTCGTCTCCGGCATCGATGTTCAGGCCCAGGGTGCCCGCGAACGGCGCGGGACGCCGACAACGGGCGCTATCCCGAATGGTGCGCGCGTCGAGCGCGAGATTGGCTATGACTTCAATCAGCGCCAGTCCCTGACGCTTGCCCTTCGTGACCCGGATTTCACGACGGCGGCCCGCATCGAAGACACCATCAATGAGGCCTTCGGCGCGCCTGTCGCTTATATGCGCGACCCGGGCACGGTGGACCTCGACCTGCGGGCCTTCGACAGCTCACCGGCGCGGGTGCTGGCCAATATCGAGAACCTCCCCATCGCGGTGGCCGTTCCGGCCCGCATCGTCATCGATGAGCAATCGGGAACGATCGTGCTTGGCGAGGATGTGACCATTTCGAAAGTCGCGATCGCGCAGGGCAATATCTCTATCAAGGTGGTTGAGACGCCCGTCGTGTCGCAGCCCAATCCCTTCTCCGACGGCGAGTCGATTGTCCTGCCGCGCTCACAGATCTCAATTGGCCAGACAGGCAGCAACAATATCGCGACGCTCAACTCGAATGTGACACTGTCGCAGCTGATTGCAGGGCTCAACGCGCTCGGGGTGAGCCCTCAGGAAATGGCCGACATCATCCGCACGATGAAAACAGCCGGCGCGATCCACGCCGACCTGATCGTGCGGTAG